Proteins encoded by one window of Enterococcus saccharolyticus subsp. saccharolyticus:
- a CDS encoding GNAT family N-acetyltransferase, with protein sequence MEFRFAERKDVGLVLHFIKELAAYENLLAEVVATEADLEKSLFDQKRAEVLFAVVDGKEVGFALFFHNYSTFLGKAGLYLEDLYVTPDVRGQGIGKQLLKKLAQIAVERDCGRLEWWCLDWNQTSIDFYLSLSAEPMSDWTTYRVTGENLKKLAE encoded by the coding sequence ATGGAGTTTCGCTTTGCAGAAAGAAAAGATGTTGGATTGGTTTTACATTTTATCAAGGAATTGGCAGCTTATGAAAATTTATTAGCAGAGGTGGTTGCCACCGAAGCTGATTTAGAAAAGTCACTATTCGATCAAAAAAGGGCAGAAGTATTGTTTGCGGTAGTCGATGGTAAAGAAGTCGGATTTGCTTTGTTTTTTCATAATTACTCGACTTTTTTAGGGAAAGCAGGATTATATTTAGAAGATTTGTACGTTACACCTGATGTTCGTGGACAAGGGATTGGGAAGCAACTGTTGAAAAAATTAGCACAAATTGCTGTAGAACGTGATTGTGGACGGTTGGAATGGTGGTGCTTGGATTGGAATCAAACGAGCATTGATTTTTATTTATCGTTATCTGCTGAACCAATGAGCGATTGGACGACCTATCGTGTAACGGGTGAGAACTTAAAGAAATTGGCAGAATAA
- a CDS encoding valine--tRNA ligase encodes MSEKNLSTKYQPQEVEAGRYEEWLEKDLFKPSGDKTAKPYSIVIPPPNVTGKLHLGHAWDTTLQDMIIRQKRMQGFDTLWLPGMDHAGIATQAKVEEKLREQGISRYDLGREKFVEQVWDWKEEYAGHIREQWAKLGLSLDYSRERFTLDSGLSDAVRKVFVTLYEKELIYRGEYIINWDPQARTALSDIEVIHKDVEGAFYHMSYPLADGSGVVEIATTRPETMLGDTAVAVHPEDERYQALIGKTVILPLIDKEIPIIADEYVEMEFGTGVVKITPAHDPNDFEVGNRHDLPRVNVMNEDGSMNELAGKYAGMDRFAARKQIVKDLEELGRLVKIEKMVHSVGHSERTGVVVEPRLSTQWFVKMQPLAEEAIKNQTTEDAVEFYPPRFNQTFLRWMDNVHDWVISRQLWWGHQIPAWYHKETGEMYVGMDAPADTENWTQDEDVLDTWFSSALWPFSTMGWPNEDAADFKRYFPTNTLVTGYDIIFFWVSRMIFQSLEFTDRRPFSNVLIHGLIRAEDGRKMSKSLGNGIDPMEVIDQYGADALRWFLSNGSAPGQDMRFSYEKMDAAWNFINKIWNASRFVLMNVEGMTVKDIDFSGEKSVADRWILTRLNETIEKVTDLFDRFEFGEAGRQLYNFIWDDFCDWYIEMSKETLYSDNEAAKQVNKSVLVYTLDQILRLLHPIMPFVTEEIWNQIPHEGDSLVVAAYPVVRPELTDDTAAKGMEVLKELIRSVRNIRSEVNTPLSKPITLLIQTSDEAVDTFLKANQNYIDRFCNPEELTIASDLEAPELAMSAVLTGATIYLPLAGLINIDEEIARLEKELDKWNKEVKRVQGKLANERFVANAPEEVVVQEREKEADYLEKQKAVEERIAQLRTV; translated from the coding sequence ATGTCAGAAAAAAACTTATCGACAAAGTATCAACCACAAGAAGTTGAAGCGGGTCGTTATGAAGAATGGTTAGAAAAAGATTTATTTAAACCCAGCGGTGATAAAACCGCTAAACCTTACTCAATTGTTATTCCACCACCAAACGTAACAGGAAAATTACATTTAGGTCATGCCTGGGATACTACTTTACAAGACATGATTATTCGTCAAAAACGGATGCAAGGATTTGATACGTTATGGTTACCAGGGATGGACCATGCCGGAATTGCGACACAAGCAAAAGTAGAAGAAAAACTACGTGAACAAGGTATTTCTCGTTATGACTTAGGTCGTGAAAAATTTGTTGAACAAGTCTGGGATTGGAAAGAAGAATACGCCGGACATATTCGCGAACAATGGGCAAAATTAGGCTTGTCACTAGATTATAGCCGTGAACGTTTTACCTTAGATAGCGGATTATCCGATGCTGTTCGTAAAGTTTTCGTAACACTTTATGAAAAAGAATTAATCTATCGCGGCGAGTACATTATTAACTGGGATCCACAAGCACGGACTGCTTTATCAGATATTGAAGTGATTCATAAAGATGTCGAAGGCGCTTTTTATCACATGTCATACCCACTAGCAGATGGTTCGGGTGTGGTTGAAATTGCAACAACTCGTCCAGAAACAATGTTAGGCGATACAGCTGTTGCGGTTCATCCAGAAGACGAACGTTACCAAGCATTGATTGGGAAAACCGTGATTTTGCCATTAATAGATAAAGAAATTCCAATTATTGCAGATGAGTATGTTGAAATGGAATTTGGAACAGGCGTGGTAAAAATTACGCCGGCGCACGATCCTAATGACTTTGAGGTCGGTAATCGTCACGATTTACCACGTGTAAATGTGATGAATGAGGATGGTTCAATGAATGAACTTGCTGGTAAATATGCTGGCATGGATCGTTTTGCTGCCCGTAAACAAATCGTAAAAGACTTAGAAGAATTAGGTCGCCTAGTAAAAATCGAAAAAATGGTGCACAGCGTAGGACATTCTGAACGGACAGGTGTGGTGGTTGAACCACGCTTATCAACGCAATGGTTTGTTAAAATGCAACCATTAGCAGAAGAAGCGATCAAGAATCAAACGACCGAAGATGCGGTTGAATTTTACCCACCACGTTTCAATCAAACATTTTTACGTTGGATGGACAATGTCCACGATTGGGTTATTTCTCGCCAATTATGGTGGGGACATCAAATTCCAGCGTGGTATCATAAAGAAACAGGCGAAATGTATGTTGGTATGGATGCACCAGCAGATACTGAAAACTGGACACAAGATGAAGATGTCTTAGATACATGGTTTAGTTCTGCGTTATGGCCGTTTTCAACAATGGGCTGGCCAAATGAAGACGCAGCCGACTTCAAGCGTTATTTCCCAACCAATACGTTAGTGACTGGTTACGATATTATTTTCTTCTGGGTTAGTCGTATGATTTTCCAAAGTTTAGAATTTACAGATCGTCGTCCATTCAGCAATGTTTTGATTCATGGATTAATTCGTGCAGAAGATGGTCGTAAAATGAGTAAGTCACTAGGAAACGGGATTGACCCGATGGAAGTGATTGACCAATACGGAGCAGATGCATTGCGTTGGTTCTTATCAAATGGTTCTGCACCAGGGCAAGACATGCGTTTTAGTTATGAGAAAATGGATGCAGCATGGAACTTCATTAATAAGATTTGGAATGCGTCACGTTTTGTGTTAATGAACGTGGAAGGCATGACCGTAAAAGATATTGACTTCTCTGGTGAAAAATCAGTAGCGGATCGTTGGATTTTAACACGCTTAAATGAAACCATTGAAAAAGTTACTGATTTATTTGATCGTTTTGAATTTGGTGAAGCCGGTCGTCAATTATACAACTTTATTTGGGATGATTTCTGTGACTGGTATATCGAAATGAGTAAAGAGACGTTGTACAGTGACAATGAAGCAGCGAAACAAGTGAATAAGAGTGTCTTAGTGTATACATTAGACCAAATCTTACGCTTGTTACATCCAATTATGCCATTTGTAACAGAAGAAATTTGGAATCAAATACCACATGAGGGTGATTCATTAGTCGTTGCCGCATATCCAGTTGTTCGTCCAGAATTAACCGATGATACAGCAGCGAAAGGGATGGAAGTGCTAAAAGAATTGATTCGTTCTGTCCGTAACATCCGTTCAGAAGTGAATACACCATTATCGAAACCAATCACGTTGCTCATTCAAACAAGTGATGAAGCGGTGGACACTTTCTTAAAAGCCAATCAAAATTATATTGATCGTTTCTGTAATCCAGAAGAATTGACGATTGCGAGTGATTTAGAAGCACCCGAATTGGCGATGTCAGCAGTCTTAACGGGAGCAACGATTTACTTGCCATTGGCTGGATTAATTAACATCGACGAAGAAATTGCTCGTTTAGAAAAAGAATTGGACAAATGGAACAAAGAAGTCAAACGTGTACAAGGAAAATTAGCGAATGAACGTTTTGTCGCGAATGCACCAGAAGAAGTAGTCGTGCAAGAACGTGAAAAAGAAGCTGATTATTTAGAAAAACAAAAAGCAGTGGAAGAGCGTATTGCTCAATTGCGTACAGTGTAA
- a CDS encoding PLP-dependent aminotransferase family protein — protein MALKFAKRVADIKSSEVRELLKLTEQPDFISFAGGLPAPELFPVAEIKRVNELLLETEGQAALQYSTTEGFEPLREWIANRMNQRLQTNFTKDNILITSGSQQAIDLTGKIFLDEGDVVFCESPTYLAALNAFRAYGCEFVEVATDEQGMVLEDLEAKIKQYPQAKLIYVIPEFQNPTGLSWGLERRQQLAKLSAEYQLPVLEDNPYGELRFEGETLPSIKHFDKVGNVICTGTFSKIFCPGYRIGWLAGEEGILQHYTIMKQGTDLHSNTKAQREIATYLAQYDIDEHITKIRELYRHRRDTMLQKLDDVFPKEVQFTRPEGGLFVWVTLPEHVDVTPILQDCLAEKVAFVSGETFYPTSQKRNTFRLNFSNMPEDKIDIGLEKMGRVLRKYLEN, from the coding sequence ATGGCATTGAAATTTGCGAAGCGAGTGGCGGATATCAAATCTTCAGAAGTCCGTGAACTATTAAAATTAACGGAACAACCCGATTTTATTTCATTTGCTGGTGGGTTACCAGCACCCGAATTATTTCCTGTAGCTGAAATCAAACGCGTCAACGAATTATTGTTAGAAACAGAAGGGCAAGCTGCTTTACAATATAGTACGACAGAAGGCTTTGAACCTCTTCGTGAATGGATTGCCAATCGGATGAATCAACGACTACAAACCAATTTTACGAAAGACAATATTTTAATTACAAGTGGCTCGCAACAAGCGATTGATTTAACCGGAAAAATTTTCTTGGATGAAGGAGATGTCGTATTCTGTGAAAGTCCAACGTATTTGGCAGCATTAAATGCTTTTCGTGCGTATGGATGTGAATTTGTTGAAGTCGCAACCGATGAACAAGGAATGGTGCTGGAAGATTTAGAGGCGAAAATCAAGCAATACCCGCAAGCTAAATTGATTTATGTGATTCCTGAATTTCAAAATCCAACGGGGTTAAGTTGGGGACTTGAACGCCGACAACAATTAGCAAAATTATCGGCGGAATACCAACTACCGGTCTTAGAAGATAATCCGTATGGTGAACTACGTTTTGAAGGTGAAACATTACCGTCTATTAAGCATTTTGATAAAGTTGGCAATGTTATCTGTACCGGAACGTTTTCAAAAATCTTCTGTCCAGGTTATCGAATTGGGTGGTTAGCAGGTGAAGAAGGTATCCTGCAGCATTATACGATTATGAAACAAGGGACGGATTTGCATAGTAACACCAAAGCGCAACGTGAAATTGCCACCTATTTGGCACAGTATGATATTGATGAACATATTACTAAAATTCGTGAATTATACCGACACCGTCGGGATACAATGCTACAAAAATTAGATGACGTGTTTCCAAAAGAAGTGCAATTTACTCGTCCAGAAGGTGGACTGTTTGTTTGGGTGACGTTACCTGAACACGTGGACGTGACACCTATCTTGCAAGATTGTTTAGCAGAAAAAGTGGCTTTTGTTAGTGGCGAAACATTTTATCCAACTAGCCAAAAACGCAACACCTTCCGCTTGAATTTTTCAAATATGCCCGAAGATAAAATTGACATTGGCCTTGAAAAAATGGGACGTGTCTTACGAAAATATCTAGAAAACTAG
- the tpx gene encoding thiol peroxidase, translated as MNITRKGEVLEVPGTQLKTGDKAADFSLNDLNDNTYTLENFAGKPTILSVVPDIDTRVCAIQTKRFNIEASQVEEINFVTISNNTKAEQASWCGQEGVDMVMLHDPENTFGESYSILIPELNRYARVIYVLDEAGVIRYEEIVPEMAQEPDYEKALAAAKALV; from the coding sequence ATGAACATTACGCGTAAAGGTGAAGTACTAGAAGTACCAGGCACACAATTAAAAACTGGAGACAAAGCAGCAGATTTTTCTTTAAATGATTTAAATGACAACACATATACATTGGAAAACTTTGCTGGTAAACCAACAATTTTATCGGTTGTTCCAGATATTGATACACGTGTTTGTGCGATTCAAACGAAACGTTTTAACATCGAAGCAAGTCAAGTGGAAGAGATTAACTTTGTAACGATTTCAAACAATACAAAAGCAGAACAAGCTAGCTGGTGTGGGCAAGAAGGCGTGGACATGGTGATGTTACATGATCCTGAAAATACGTTTGGTGAAAGCTACAGTATCTTAATTCCAGAATTAAACCGTTACGCACGTGTTATTTATGTTCTTGATGAAGCAGGCGTGATTCGTTATGAAGAAATCGTTCCTGAAATGGCACAAGAACCAGATTACGAAAAAGCACTTGCTGCAGCAAAAGCATTAGTGTAA
- a CDS encoding redox-sensing transcriptional repressor Rex yields the protein MVNFLCEYINKKGVGIVKEYKNKKLPRATAKRLPLYLRNLKILETTGVTRIKSKDFSTITQVPAATIRRDFSYLGELGRSGYGYDVSYLIDVFSEILAADDEKRIALVGFGNLGKALANNNFRRNDNLEITCVFDNNPELIGQTIDGFHIYGMDEFKAVTEKNGVTVAISTVPSQYAQEAIDTIVEAGITAILNFAPDRVNVPKHVNMRYIDLTTELLTLIFFDSHYQNRPLVATS from the coding sequence ATGGTAAACTTTTTATGTGAATATATTAACAAAAAAGGAGTTGGCATAGTGAAAGAGTACAAAAATAAAAAGCTACCGCGCGCCACAGCAAAACGTCTTCCCTTGTATTTACGCAACCTAAAAATACTTGAGACAACTGGAGTTACGCGCATCAAGTCAAAAGATTTTTCAACGATTACGCAAGTTCCAGCAGCAACGATTCGCCGTGATTTTTCTTATTTAGGAGAATTAGGTCGTAGTGGTTACGGGTATGATGTGTCGTATTTGATCGACGTGTTTAGTGAAATTTTGGCAGCCGATGATGAGAAACGAATTGCTTTAGTTGGTTTTGGAAATCTAGGAAAAGCATTAGCAAATAATAACTTTCGTCGGAACGATAATCTTGAAATAACATGTGTATTTGATAACAATCCTGAGCTAATTGGTCAAACGATTGATGGTTTCCATATTTATGGCATGGATGAATTTAAAGCTGTGACAGAAAAAAATGGCGTGACAGTGGCTATTTCAACCGTGCCAAGCCAGTACGCACAAGAAGCGATTGATACCATTGTGGAAGCTGGCATTACCGCCATCTTAAATTTTGCGCCTGACCGAGTGAATGTTCCTAAACATGTCAACATGCGTTATATTGATTTAACGACTGAATTGTTAACGTTAATTTTCTTTGATAGTCATTATCAAAATCGGCCATTAGTGGCGACTTCATAG
- the thiI gene encoding tRNA uracil 4-sulfurtransferase ThiI has protein sequence MKYTEIMVRYGELSTKGKNRNVFITRLASNVKKALIDFPHVRVHAYRDRMHLILNGEDSDIIIPKLQKVFGIQNFSPSIRVEKDVEIIKAMAQEMMREVYTGKETFKITAKRSDHDFVQTSGELNLTLGNAIIDIFPDIKAQMKQPDINLRVEIRRDGAYLSHETIQGAGGLPVGTGGKGMLMLSGGIDSPVAGYFAMKRGVEIEAVHFASPPYTSEQALQKAKDLTAKLAPYVGSIQFIEVPFTEIQEEIKRCVPQGYWMTITRRMMLRLTDAIRELRKGLIILNGESLGQVASQTLQSMVAINEVSNTPIIRPVATMDKLEIIEVAQQIDTFELAIQPFEDCCTIFAPPQPKTRPRLDKVHHYEERLDIEGMMERALAGLKMDEITPESDQQADEFADFL, from the coding sequence GTGAAATATACAGAAATTATGGTTCGTTATGGCGAACTTTCAACTAAAGGAAAAAATCGAAATGTCTTTATCACACGCTTGGCATCAAATGTAAAAAAAGCATTGATTGACTTTCCCCATGTGCGTGTCCATGCGTATCGCGACCGCATGCACTTGATTTTGAATGGAGAAGATAGTGATATTATCATTCCGAAATTACAAAAAGTATTTGGGATTCAAAATTTTTCACCAAGTATTCGTGTTGAAAAAGATGTAGAAATCATTAAAGCAATGGCACAAGAAATGATGCGTGAAGTGTATACTGGCAAAGAGACATTCAAAATTACTGCCAAACGTAGTGACCATGATTTTGTACAAACAAGTGGCGAATTGAATTTGACATTAGGAAATGCAATAATTGATATTTTTCCAGATATTAAAGCACAAATGAAACAACCTGATATTAATTTACGTGTTGAAATTCGTCGTGACGGTGCGTATTTATCACATGAAACGATTCAAGGAGCTGGCGGTCTACCCGTTGGAACCGGTGGAAAAGGGATGTTAATGCTATCTGGTGGAATCGATTCGCCAGTTGCGGGCTATTTTGCGATGAAGCGTGGGGTAGAAATCGAAGCCGTTCACTTTGCTAGTCCACCATATACTAGTGAACAAGCGTTACAAAAAGCCAAAGATTTAACCGCTAAATTAGCACCTTACGTCGGTAGTATTCAATTTATCGAAGTGCCATTTACAGAAATTCAAGAAGAAATTAAGCGATGTGTGCCACAAGGGTATTGGATGACAATCACTCGTCGAATGATGTTGCGTTTGACCGATGCGATTCGTGAGTTGCGTAAAGGCCTAATCATTTTAAATGGGGAATCACTGGGACAAGTGGCTTCTCAAACGTTACAAAGTATGGTTGCTATTAATGAAGTATCGAACACACCAATTATTCGCCCAGTAGCAACGATGGATAAATTAGAAATTATTGAAGTCGCTCAACAAATTGATACGTTTGAATTAGCGATTCAACCATTTGAAGACTGTTGTACAATTTTTGCACCACCACAACCAAAAACGCGTCCGCGCTTAGATAAAGTTCATCATTATGAAGAACGTTTGGATATCGAAGGGATGATGGAACGTGCTTTGGCTGGTTTGAAGATGGACGAAATTACACCTGAATCTGATCAACAAGCGGATGAATTTGCTGATTTCTTATAA
- a CDS encoding cysteine desulfurase family protein, which produces MIYFDNSATTPIFPQALDTYLKTSQRIIGNPSSLHDLGNQANRLLQQARKQIADQLAVSPKEIFFTSGGTEGDNWILKGTAIEKKAFGNHLIISSIEHPAVSETAAQLQELGFDVSVAPVTHEGFVDVTALEKLIRKETILVSVMAVNNEIGSIQPIQEISAVLEKHPKIHFHVDAVQAITKVEQSQWLTPRVDFATFSAHKFHGPRGVGFIFWRAGRKLAPLMNGGGQESNHRSGTENVPAIVAMARALRLAFEKKAEKPTHVARLKNYLLEALHSYDKVTLFSKEEEFAPHIVCFALKDIRGEVLVHALEEKQIYTSTTSACSSKKQMASSTLHAMNVPSSLATSAIRVSLDESNTMAEVEQFLIVFHQLYQKFSKIN; this is translated from the coding sequence ATGATTTATTTTGATAATAGTGCAACAACTCCGATTTTTCCTCAAGCACTGGATACATATTTAAAAACAAGTCAGCGAATTATCGGCAATCCGTCAAGTCTCCATGACTTAGGGAACCAAGCCAACCGTCTGTTACAACAAGCACGCAAACAAATTGCGGACCAATTAGCTGTGTCACCCAAAGAAATCTTTTTTACTAGTGGAGGCACAGAAGGGGATAACTGGATTTTAAAAGGAACAGCGATTGAAAAAAAAGCGTTTGGCAATCATCTGATTATTTCAAGTATTGAACATCCTGCAGTCAGTGAAACAGCCGCACAATTACAAGAATTAGGGTTTGATGTCAGTGTTGCGCCGGTCACTCACGAAGGCTTTGTAGATGTGACAGCTTTAGAAAAGTTAATCCGTAAAGAAACAATTTTAGTATCGGTGATGGCGGTGAATAACGAAATTGGTTCCATTCAACCAATTCAAGAAATCAGTGCTGTTTTAGAAAAACATCCTAAGATTCATTTTCATGTTGATGCTGTCCAAGCAATTACCAAAGTAGAGCAAAGTCAGTGGCTCACACCACGCGTGGATTTTGCGACTTTTTCTGCGCATAAATTTCATGGCCCACGTGGTGTTGGGTTTATTTTTTGGCGCGCTGGACGGAAACTAGCACCGTTAATGAACGGTGGTGGACAAGAAAGCAATCACCGCAGTGGCACGGAAAATGTGCCAGCAATTGTGGCGATGGCACGAGCGTTGCGTTTAGCATTTGAGAAAAAGGCGGAAAAACCAACGCATGTGGCACGTTTAAAAAATTATTTGTTAGAAGCACTACATTCATATGATAAAGTGACCCTCTTCTCTAAAGAAGAAGAGTTTGCCCCGCATATTGTGTGTTTTGCATTAAAAGATATTCGTGGCGAAGTGTTAGTGCATGCCTTAGAAGAAAAACAGATTTATACCTCAACAACTAGTGCTTGTTCAAGTAAAAAACAGATGGCTTCAAGTACTTTACATGCAATGAATGTTCCTAGTTCATTAGCAACTTCAGCGATTCGTGTTAGCTTAGACGAAAGTAACACGATGGCGGAAGTAGAACAATTTTTAATTGTCTTTCATCAACTGTATCAAAAATTTTCGAAAATTAATTAA
- a CDS encoding septation ring formation regulator EzrA produces the protein MGSNLIIGIVIAIIVVAAGLYGVGFYMRKKNQEKLDQLEKRKESLFDLPIIEEIDEIKKMHLVGQSQNTFRDWNQKWADISTRSFSELEGQIFEVENLNETFRFFKAQAAVSEAEATMNIMEQEVKRIRDGLKELRESEERNSLQVQKALDVYEELKQKLRENGEGFGPAYPEIQKQIKSIENEFTQFVTLNTSGDPVEARKVLADAEKHTYEVEDLMNRVPVVFEELDKTFPSQLKEIEDSYKKMINDHYVFPEENFQADIQRVARRVENSLEDLAKVEVEAVEVANRTTAEEIDGLYDVLEREIEARRYVMKNAKVLTEYIEHATRNNRQLLIELDHTSQSYALNHNELGRVRGFQTEIEEIARRNENIAPELDKNEIPYSELQHFYKDAFKILDDVEGQQVEIDDALRELRKGEKIAQDKIDTFEFKLRNLKRFVEKQRLPGLPGEYLEFFFMATDRIEELSKALNKIRVDMEEVNKLVAICEEDLELLDQRTHDLVDAAALTEQMMQYANRYRHSHPEVKASIDRTLELFTNEYRYQDALDEIGTALERVEPGAFKRIEDFYFNHRDLV, from the coding sequence ATGGGAAGTAATTTAATCATTGGAATCGTCATTGCCATCATCGTTGTCGCAGCAGGTTTGTATGGAGTCGGTTTCTACATGCGGAAAAAGAATCAAGAAAAGCTCGATCAGTTAGAAAAACGTAAAGAGTCCTTGTTCGATTTACCGATTATTGAAGAAATTGATGAAATCAAAAAAATGCATTTAGTCGGCCAAAGTCAAAATACTTTTAGAGATTGGAACCAAAAATGGGCGGATATTTCAACACGTTCATTCTCAGAATTAGAGGGTCAAATCTTTGAAGTAGAGAACTTAAACGAAACCTTCCGATTTTTTAAAGCGCAAGCGGCCGTGTCAGAAGCAGAAGCAACCATGAACATCATGGAGCAGGAAGTCAAACGCATCCGCGATGGTTTGAAAGAACTACGTGAGAGTGAAGAACGAAACTCTTTACAAGTTCAAAAAGCCTTAGATGTGTATGAAGAATTAAAACAAAAACTTCGTGAGAACGGCGAAGGATTTGGACCTGCTTACCCAGAAATTCAAAAACAAATCAAAAGCATCGAAAATGAGTTCACGCAATTTGTGACATTAAATACGTCAGGAGATCCTGTTGAGGCCCGCAAAGTACTAGCGGATGCTGAAAAACACACGTATGAAGTAGAAGATTTAATGAATCGCGTACCAGTCGTTTTTGAAGAGTTGGATAAAACATTCCCTTCTCAATTGAAGGAAATTGAAGACAGCTACAAGAAAATGATTAACGACCACTACGTTTTCCCAGAAGAAAACTTCCAAGCAGACATCCAACGTGTAGCGAGAAGAGTGGAAAATTCATTAGAAGATTTAGCCAAAGTTGAAGTAGAAGCTGTTGAAGTTGCCAATCGTACAACAGCAGAAGAAATCGACGGACTATACGATGTATTAGAACGTGAGATTGAAGCAAGAAGATATGTGATGAAGAACGCCAAAGTTCTGACAGAATATATCGAACATGCGACACGCAACAATCGTCAATTGTTGATCGAATTAGATCATACTTCTCAAAGCTATGCGCTAAACCATAATGAATTAGGTCGCGTTCGTGGTTTCCAAACAGAAATCGAGGAAATTGCTCGACGCAACGAAAATATTGCGCCAGAATTGGACAAAAACGAGATTCCTTATTCAGAACTACAACACTTCTACAAAGACGCGTTTAAGATCTTAGATGACGTTGAAGGTCAACAAGTTGAAATTGATGATGCTCTTCGTGAATTACGTAAAGGCGAGAAAATTGCACAAGATAAAATTGATACCTTCGAATTCAAATTGCGCAATTTAAAACGTTTTGTTGAAAAACAACGCTTGCCAGGGTTACCAGGAGAATACTTAGAATTCTTCTTCATGGCAACGGATCGTATTGAAGAATTATCAAAAGCGTTGAACAAAATTCGTGTGGATATGGAAGAAGTCAACAAATTGGTTGCTATCTGTGAAGAGGACTTAGAATTGCTTGATCAACGCACGCATGACTTAGTCGATGCCGCAGCATTAACGGAACAAATGATGCAATACGCAAATCGTTACCGTCATTCACATCCTGAAGTAAAAGCGTCTATCGATCGTACGTTAGAATTATTTACGAACGAATACCGTTACCAAGATGCCTTGGATGAAATCGGCACAGCTTTAGAGCGTGTTGAACCAGGTGCTTTCAAACGTATCGAAGACTTTTATTTCAACCATCGAGATTTAGTTTAA